Proteins co-encoded in one Candida albicans SC5314 chromosome 3, complete sequence genomic window:
- a CDS encoding uncharacterized protein (Predicted ORF from Assembly 19; removed from Assembly 20; restored based on transcription data; almost identical to orf19.6113, orf19.4055, orf19.5370) produces the protein MSNAIDFGVVDDSEEPAVYTTFLPRPISALARVNLVLHEHPVVKYKTFTRVRGGDEPLLSGEEERYGTEDERDTEKRLVEHNYDWSLQYLPGLQFGVVSIRRS, from the coding sequence ATGTCGAATGCGATAGATTTTGGAGTTGTTGACGATTCAGAGGAGCCTGCGGTGTACACCACTTTTTTGCCACGCCCAATATCTGCCCTAGCCAGAGTTAATTTGGTGCTACATGAGCACCCCGTTGTCAAGTATAAGACCTTCACCAGGGTTAGAGGTGGTGATGAGCCGTTGTTGAGTGGGGAAGAAGAGAGGTACGGCACAGAGGATGAACGGGATACTGAGAAACGTTTGGTGGAACATAACTATGATTGGTCGTTGCAGTATTTGCCTGGTTTACAATTCGGGGTGGTGAGTATTAGAAGGAGTTAA
- the TLO7 gene encoding Tlo7p (Member of a family of telomere-proximal genes of unknown function; may be spliced in vivo; rat catheter biofilm repressed) yields MPENLQTRLHNSLDEILKSSGYIFEXIDQNRKQSNVITSPNNELIQKSITQSLNGEIQNFHAILDQTVSKLNDAEWCLGVMVEKKKKLDELKVKEEEAKKKEEEAKKKEEEAKKCFILLFCQICTTFNLCANILFYLIFIYFYFTILFYRTFYIFSLSTHLLYNIFLRL; encoded by the coding sequence ATGCCAGAAAACCTCCAAACAAGAYTACATAACTCACTCGACgagatattgaaatcatcagGATACATATTTGAGRTAATCGACCAAAACAGAAARCAAAGCAATGTGATAACTAGCCCCAACAACGAACTAATCCAAAAATCCATAACCCAACTGCTCAACGGCGAAATCCAAAACTTCCATGCTATTCTAGACCAAACAGTGTCGAAACTCAATGATGCAGAGTGGTGTCTCGGCGTTATggttgaaaagaaaaagaaacttgACGAATTGAAagtcaaagaagaagaggccaaaaagaaggaagaagaGGCCAAAAARAAGGAAGAAGAGGCCAAGAAgtgttttattttacttTTCTGTCAAATTTGCACTACTTTTAATTTGTGTGCAAATATTCTATTTTACTTGATTTTTATatacttttattttacAATACTTTTTTATAGGACTTTTTatatcttttctttatcaactCATCTTTTATACAATATATTCTTACGATTATAA